A genomic window from Silene latifolia isolate original U9 population chromosome Y, ASM4854445v1, whole genome shotgun sequence includes:
- the LOC141629826 gene encoding uncharacterized protein LOC141629826 yields MTEMPNNIIDITMSMIVMIKARGAVMVTMITTRENAEEAQGDDVDYSDKFVFDYTFHTFEEAFDHINGVAYGLGFHLIKYKYHMEKSPPYKIVACERSKPYKSNAKDPEKPQKKSKPKRFQCQFAVKVINRSVGVWEVVLKCGFHNHNFEKFLEDHTRRVKLTDKQKEFIKQQRQSHVKPGMVRHAFTLRFPDQPAPILKQIYNENA; encoded by the exons ATGACTGAAATGCCGAACAACATTATCGATATTACAATGAGTATGATAGTTATGATCAAGGCGAGGGGAGCAGTTATGGTTACGATGATAACAACACGG gaAAATGCTGAGGAAGCCCAAGGAGACGATGTTGATTATAGTGATAAATTTGTATTTGATTATACGTTTCACACTTTCGAAGAAGCATTTGATCATATTAATGGTGTTGCTTATGGGTTAGGGTTTCACTTGATAAAATATAAGTATCACATGGAAAAAAGTCCTCCGTATAAAATTGTTGCATGTGAGCGTAGTAAACCTTACAAAAGTAATGCGAAGGATCCCGAAAAACCGCAAAAAAAGTCAAAACCGAAGAGATTTCAATGTCAATTTGCAGTAAAGGTGATAAATAGAAGTGTTGGTGTGTGGGAAGTAGTTCTTAAGTGCGGgtttcataatcataattttgaaaagTTTCTTGAAGATCATACACGTAGAGTAAAGTTAACCGATAAACAGAAAGAATTTATTAAGCAACAACGACAGTCTCATGTGAAACCGGGGATGGTTAGACATGCATTTACGCTTAGGTTTCCTGATCAGCCGGCCCCAATTTTGAAACAAATTTACAATGAGAATGCCTGA